The DNA sequence TTCATGACTAGAACATTGTTAAAGACAAATTCCATTTCTGTAACTCCTGAGTTTAGTTGGACTAGTATGAAGTACTTAAATATTTGATGGCCATCACAATTTGTCCTAAGATTCTTCCTATGATTTATGATGTTAGGAAATAAACAATTTAGCCATGGTACTAGAGAGAACAGAAATGAATTTAGCTGGCCAGGTTACTATGGGTAAGGAATACAACGCTAATGTTGAATAAGAAACTGAGTAACACTCAAATTTGAAAGTACACAGTAATTCAGAATTTACATGGCTTTTATGCTACTATAATCCTTATTCACAGAAGACTTGGCACAAAACCAAGTGcagtggcgttctaggattcatacattagtgggataaggctctGATGTTTTTTTTCCTGTTATTATCCTTATCCACAATCTGATTTTCTCGAGCCTCCATTGCGTTGGGTGGTGCAGTTGTTAGATCTATATTTCTGATTTTTGAAGAAGTGGTTTCATGGTACTTAAACTTTTATGCTTGGACCACCTCCATTTCAGAGTTTAAGATCAAGGGGTATTCGGTTTCCCGGTCGCGACAATGAGAGTTTGGCACCAATATTCACTCCCCCTCGTTCAGTTTCTGCTTCAGAGTCAGATGCTAGTTTTTCCCAGCAGATTCCGGTTGAGATTGCTGCTCAAAGCTTTACGGCTGAACAACCAAAGGAAGCATTTGATGTTGCAAGAAACAGTATTGAGCTACTTAATACTGTTTTCTCCTCTTCACCCCAACAAGATGCTTTACAGGTgatttttatattgttttctCACTTGTATATCCTCTTTTGACTCCTGCATCTAATCTGTTAATATATGGGATTTTTGTCACCTAATTTTGTGAGATGCATGGAACTTTCAATATCGCTACTTTTTTTGCGTTATCGACTGATCAATATGATTTTACTtgctttttgatttttttaggcAAGACAGTTTTAGGGACACTACCTATACTCAAACTTAAAATGGGCCTTTGAAAATAGGTGAATTTACTACTTAGCCTGTTCCATAAGACCATATCCCATCCAATCTAGAGCCAAGTGGTACGGGGTTGACCTTAGGACAATATCTTCCATGTGGACTGCCAGTTCAAAGCTAATTTAACTCATTGTACAAGGTCAGCCCAACAAGGAATGTGAAAACCCGATGCAATTATAATGCTGTATGAGGGCATATGTTTTCTTATGCAATTACGTATCTTTGTTCAAGAATAACTAGTTATGCATTTATATTTAGGAACTAAGAATTAGACCAAAAGAGAGATGGACTAAATGTTGTTGTCTTATTGGCAGGATGACTTGACGACCACACTTGTACAACAGTGTCGTCAATCTCTATCCACTGTCCAGAGAATTATAGAGACAGCTGGAGAGAACGAGGCCTTGCTGTTTGAAGCGTTGAATGTGAATGATGAGATCCATAAAGCTCTATCCAAGTATGAAGAACTGATAAGGCCTTCAGTTGTTCCAACTGCGCCAGAACCTGCAATGATACCCGTAGCTGTGGAGCCTGATGAATCACCAAGTCATGTGAAAGAGGATTCCTTGATTAGAAAACCAGCTGCTTCTCGAGGTTTGGTTCATGCAGGGAGCAACGATGACATGATGGATGATCTTGATGAGATGATATTTGGCAAGAAAGGTGGAAGTTCATCTGAAGGAAGCCAAGATCCGAAGAAGCAGCAGACGCCAGCAAAGGATGACCTTATCAGCTTTTGAGATGGCTTAGATTTATAATTCAATATACTTGGACAGGAAAACTTTGCCGGTGTTAATACCAGGCTATGTAGGTGTTGATTGTTGGAGACGCTGAAGTTTGATGTTTGAATGATTTCACCTTCATGAACATAAATGTcggtcttctttttttttttctttttcctttcttcctgTTCTTCTCAGTACGTTGACCATTGTTTGTATAAGTAACCAAATTTGGATGCACAATATCTGATGGAGTTATACAAGTATAACACTCTATAGACTTAATTCACGAAGTATCTATACAGTGGCCCTCATAGGTTAGATATCGTTGAGGTGTATACGTACAATCACGTGTTTATCTCTCTTAATATGTAAATAATGGCATAACTCACGTGAAATCCACATGGGCTAATGCTTCCTATTTTTCAAATATGTTAAACAACCTACTTCCTTGCTAACTACCGAAGCAAGGTTTCTATATTTTTATCTCTCGTTACGTGATTCATGTCATTGTGAATTTATGTGAAGGACACAACTAAACTACGGTCCAAGGAAGACTCTAGTGTGTACTAGATAAACAAGTGGGCAATTTAATTTGGAGTAGCAGCATCGCTTCGTCCTTGGAGATGAACAAAACAACGAGGAGTTAAGTAGAAGAATAATAGGGCAGAGAGAGTAGAGAGTGCCTGCGAACCAAATGGCGAGATCCAAATCCCCAGTACTTCTCCTATTTCTGCCTCTCCTCGCCCTCTCCCTCATCTTCCTACTCTTCTCCTTCCACAGCCCCTCCCCCTCCGAACCCTCCGCCATTCTCCACTCATACCAGCCCATTTACAAACCCGAAACCTC is a window from the Pyrus communis chromosome 16, drPyrComm1.1, whole genome shotgun sequence genome containing:
- the LOC137719460 gene encoding TOM1-like protein 1, which codes for MSDNLMEKVSALGERLKIEGTEVGRKMSAGFSSVSFKVKELFQGPNQADKIVEDATSEALEEPDWAMNLEICDMINTERVNSVELIRGLKKRIMLKNPRVQYLVLVLLETCVKNCEKAFSEIAAERVLDEMVKLIDDPQTVVNNRNKALMLIEAWGESTGELRYLPVYEETYKSLRSRGIRFPGRDNESLAPIFTPPRSVSASESDASFSQQIPVEIAAQSFTAEQPKEAFDVARNSIELLNTVFSSSPQQDALQDDLTTTLVQQCRQSLSTVQRIIETAGENEALLFEALNVNDEIHKALSKYEELIRPSVVPTAPEPAMIPVAVEPDESPSHVKEDSLIRKPAASRGLVHAGSNDDMMDDLDEMIFGKKGGSSSEGSQDPKKQQTPAKDDLISF